One window of the Allorhizobium ampelinum S4 genome contains the following:
- a CDS encoding single-stranded DNA-binding protein produces the protein MAGSVNKVILIGNLGADPEIRRTQDGKPIANLRIATSESWRDRNSGERKEKTEWHSVVIFNEGLCKVAEQYLKKGATVYIEGQLQTRKWQDQNGNDRYSTEIVLQGFNSTLTMLGGRGDGAGGGAARGGSDFGGGGGGYDDYGSAPARSGGASSGGRGASAPSGGFSRDMDDDIPF, from the coding sequence ATGGCTGGAAGCGTCAACAAGGTTATATTGATCGGCAATCTGGGAGCTGACCCGGAAATTCGCCGTACCCAGGACGGTAAGCCGATTGCCAACCTGCGCATCGCCACGTCCGAATCCTGGCGCGACCGTAATTCCGGCGAGCGCAAAGAAAAGACTGAATGGCATAGCGTGGTGATCTTCAACGAAGGTCTCTGCAAGGTGGCCGAACAATATCTGAAGAAGGGCGCAACTGTTTATATCGAGGGCCAGCTTCAGACCCGTAAATGGCAGGACCAGAACGGCAATGACCGTTACTCGACGGAAATCGTCCTCCAGGGCTTCAATTCGACCCTGACCATGCTTGGCGGTCGTGGCGATGGGGCAGGCGGCGGTGCTGCCCGTGGCGGCAGCGATTTCGGCGGAGGGGGCGGTGGCTACGACGACTACGGCTCGGCCCCGGCCCGCAGCGGCGGTGCGTCGTCCGGCGGTCGCGGTGCCAGTGCGCCGTCGGGCGGATTCTCGCGCGATATGGATGACGATATTCCGTTCTGA
- a CDS encoding MarC family protein, which produces MTNVELLLNAFTTLLVTLDPPGLAPLFLGLTRGMTRQQRKQVALRGAAIAFGILAVFAVFGASILEALGISIGAFRIAGGLMLFAIAFEMIFEKRQERKEKTSEDAITRDHMHNIAVFPLALPLIAGPGAISATILLAGALPGPVERTELILVIGLCIGVVLLALVIADRLDRFLGVTGRAILTRLLGVILAALSVQFVVDGIKSAFHL; this is translated from the coding sequence ATGACCAATGTCGAACTTCTCCTCAATGCCTTCACCACCCTGTTGGTGACGCTGGACCCGCCGGGCCTGGCACCGCTGTTTCTTGGCCTGACACGCGGCATGACCCGGCAGCAACGCAAACAAGTGGCCTTGCGTGGCGCGGCCATCGCCTTTGGCATCCTGGCGGTCTTTGCTGTTTTCGGCGCCAGCATTCTCGAAGCACTTGGCATCTCCATCGGCGCATTCCGTATCGCAGGCGGATTGATGCTATTTGCCATCGCTTTCGAGATGATCTTCGAAAAACGCCAGGAGCGTAAGGAAAAGACCTCGGAAGACGCGATTACCCGCGATCATATGCACAATATCGCCGTTTTCCCGCTGGCTTTGCCGCTTATCGCTGGCCCTGGCGCCATTTCCGCCACCATTCTGCTGGCTGGCGCCTTGCCCGGCCCGGTAGAGCGCACGGAACTGATCCTGGTCATCGGACTGTGCATTGGTGTCGTACTGCTGGCCCTGGTGATCGCCGACCGCCTCGACCGGTTTTTAGGTGTGACAGGCCGGGCCATCCTAACTCGCCTGCTCGGCGTCATCCTGGCCGCCCTATCCGTTCAATTCGTCGTTGACGGCATCAAATCGGCATTTCACCTTTGA
- the gyrA gene encoding DNA gyrase subunit A, with translation MTEQSTPGGKMPSDIEPISIITEMQRSYLDYAMSVIVSRALPDVRDGLKPVHRRILFGMSELGIDWNKKYVKCARVTGDVMGKFHPHGNSAIYDALARMAQDWSLRLPLIDGQGNFGSIDGDPPAAERYTECRLQKAAHSLLDDLDKDTVDFRDNYDGTLSEPVVVPAKFPNLLVNGAGGIAVGMATNIPPHNLVEVINGCIALIENPAIDLPELMQIIPGPDFPTGALILGRSGIRSAYETGRGSVIMRGVARIEPMRGDREQIIITEIPYQVNKSTMIEKMAELVRDKRIEGISDLRDESDRQGYRVVVELKRDANADVILNQLYRYTPLQSSFGCNMVALNGGKPEQLTLLDMLRAFVSFREEVISRRTKYLLRKARDRAHVLVGLAIAVANIDEVIRLIRQAPDPQTAREQLMERRWPAADVESLIRLIDDPRHRINEDNTYNLSEEQARAILELRLARLTALGRDEIDEELNKIGAEISDYLDILSSRTRIQTIVVDELVAVRDEFGTPRRSQIMEGGPDMDDEDLIAREDMVVTVSHLGYIKRVPLVTYRAQRRGGKGRSGMATRDEDFVTRLFVANTHTPVLFFSSRGIVYKEKVWRLPIGTPQSRGKALINMLPLEPGERITTIMPLPEDEASWDNLDVMFSTTRGTVRRNKLSDFVQVNRNGKIAMKLEEEGDEILSVETCTIDDDVLLTTALGQAIRFPVDEVRVFAGRNSIGVRGISLQPNDRIISMTILSHVDAEPWQRAAYLKRSATERRASGVDEDDIALVGEEVGEIGDLSEERYQELKAREQFVLTISERGIGKRSSSYDFRTSGRGGKGIRATDTSKTLEIGQLVAAFPVEDKDQIMLVSDGGQLIRVPVDGIRIASRATKGVTIFNTAKDEKVVSVERINEPEGEEDGEIGAETSAEEGVATDTATPDESAT, from the coding sequence TTGACTGAGCAAAGCACACCCGGCGGCAAAATGCCGTCCGATATCGAACCCATTTCGATTATAACGGAGATGCAGCGGTCGTATCTCGATTACGCGATGAGCGTTATCGTCAGCCGCGCACTTCCCGATGTCCGCGATGGTTTGAAGCCCGTTCATCGTCGCATTCTGTTTGGCATGTCCGAGCTGGGTATCGACTGGAACAAAAAATATGTGAAATGCGCCCGTGTAACCGGCGACGTGATGGGTAAATTCCATCCACACGGCAACTCGGCGATCTATGATGCGCTGGCCCGTATGGCGCAGGATTGGTCGCTAAGGCTGCCGTTGATCGACGGTCAGGGCAATTTCGGCTCCATCGACGGCGATCCGCCAGCGGCGGAACGCTATACCGAATGCCGCCTGCAAAAAGCCGCACATTCGCTCCTGGACGATCTCGACAAGGACACCGTCGATTTTCGTGACAACTATGATGGCACGCTGTCTGAGCCTGTCGTCGTGCCAGCGAAATTCCCCAATCTGCTCGTCAATGGCGCTGGCGGTATCGCGGTCGGCATGGCGACGAATATTCCGCCGCACAATCTGGTCGAAGTCATCAATGGCTGTATCGCGCTGATTGAGAACCCGGCTATCGACTTGCCGGAACTGATGCAGATCATTCCCGGTCCCGATTTTCCGACTGGGGCGCTGATTCTGGGTCGAAGCGGCATTCGCTCTGCCTATGAGACCGGACGTGGTTCGGTGATCATGCGCGGTGTGGCGCGGATCGAACCGATGCGCGGTGATCGCGAACAGATCATCATCACCGAGATTCCCTATCAGGTGAACAAGTCGACGATGATCGAGAAAATGGCCGAACTGGTGCGCGACAAGCGCATCGAGGGCATTTCCGACCTGCGTGACGAATCCGACCGTCAGGGCTACCGCGTCGTTGTCGAGTTGAAGCGCGATGCCAATGCGGACGTGATCCTCAATCAGCTCTACCGTTATACGCCGCTGCAAAGCTCGTTCGGCTGCAACATGGTGGCGCTGAATGGCGGCAAGCCGGAACAGTTGACGCTGCTCGACATGCTGCGGGCTTTCGTCAGCTTCCGCGAGGAGGTTATTAGCCGGCGAACAAAGTACCTGCTGCGCAAGGCGCGTGACCGCGCCCATGTGCTGGTTGGCCTCGCCATTGCCGTTGCCAATATCGATGAAGTCATCCGGCTGATCCGCCAGGCGCCAGATCCACAAACAGCGCGCGAGCAGTTGATGGAGCGGCGCTGGCCGGCAGCTGATGTCGAAAGTCTGATCCGGCTGATCGATGATCCGCGCCATCGGATCAACGAGGACAACACCTATAACCTGTCGGAAGAGCAGGCCCGCGCTATCCTTGAATTGCGTCTTGCTCGCCTGACGGCCCTTGGTCGCGATGAAATCGACGAGGAATTGAACAAGATCGGGGCGGAAATCTCCGATTATCTCGATATTCTGTCGTCTCGCACGCGGATTCAAACCATCGTTGTCGATGAGCTTGTCGCCGTGCGCGATGAATTTGGCACGCCACGCCGCAGCCAGATCATGGAGGGCGGTCCTGATATGGACGATGAGGATCTCATCGCCCGTGAAGACATGGTGGTGACCGTTTCGCATCTCGGCTATATCAAGCGTGTTCCGCTGGTCACCTATCGCGCCCAGCGTCGCGGCGGCAAGGGTCGCTCCGGTATGGCAACCCGCGATGAGGATTTCGTTACCCGGCTATTTGTTGCCAATACCCATACGCCGGTTCTGTTCTTCTCGTCACGCGGAATCGTCTACAAGGAGAAGGTCTGGCGTCTGCCGATCGGCACCCCACAGTCGCGTGGCAAGGCACTGATTAACATGCTGCCACTGGAGCCAGGCGAGCGGATCACAACGATCATGCCGCTGCCCGAGGATGAGGCAAGCTGGGATAATCTCGACGTGATGTTCTCGACGACGCGGGGCACCGTGCGTCGTAACAAGTTGAGTGATTTTGTTCAGGTCAACCGCAATGGCAAAATTGCGATGAAGCTTGAGGAAGAGGGCGATGAAATCCTCTCCGTCGAAACCTGCACGATTGATGACGATGTGCTTCTGACAACCGCTTTGGGCCAGGCGATCCGCTTCCCTGTCGATGAAGTCAGAGTGTTTGCCGGTCGCAATTCCATCGGCGTTCGCGGCATTTCGTTGCAGCCGAATGACCGGATCATCTCGATGACAATTCTCAGCCATGTCGATGCCGAACCATGGCAGCGTGCGGCCTATCTGAAGCGTTCGGCTACCGAGCGCCGCGCCAGTGGCGTGGATGAGGACGACATCGCACTGGTTGGCGAAGAGGTGGGTGAAATCGGTGATCTTTCCGAGGAACGTTATCAGGAACTGAAGGCACGCGAACAATTCGTGCTGACGATTTCCGAACGCGGTATTGGCAAGCGCTCATCTTCTTACGATTTCCGTACGTCGGGTCGAGGCGGCAAGGGCATTCGGGCCACCGACACGTCGAAGACATTGGAAATCGGCCAGTTGGTCGCCGCCTTCCCGGTCGAAGACAAGGACCAGATCATGCTGGTCTCAGACGGTGGTCAGTTGATCCGCGTGCCGGTTGATGGCATCCGCATCGCCAGCCGCGCCACCAAGGGCGTGACGATCTTCAATACTGCCAAGGATGAAAAGGTCGTATCGGTCGAGCGCATCAACGAGCCGGAAGGCGAAGAGGATGGCGAGATCGGCGCAGAGACCAGTGCCGAGGAGGGTGTCGCCACCGATACAGCGACGCCGGATGAGAGCGCGACCTAA
- a CDS encoding heavy metal translocating P-type ATPase, whose translation MNASNTLETTIAIDGMNCASCVRRVEKAIVAVPGVSSASVNLASEKASVQFSQQPDLAAVLAAIQQAGYAPRIETQELDIDGMNCASCVRRVEKALAAVPGVSLAAVNLATERATVTVTADTDRQTLVAAVEQAGYHIRKPANPEAPSDPLPDQRADETHRLTRMTVIAFLLTLPVFIIEMGSHLIPALHVWVMNTLGMQTSWVLQALLAGLVLFGPGLTFFRRGVPNLIGLHPDMNSLVVLGASAAYGYSLVATFMPGLMPQGTVNVYYEAAAVIVTLVLLGRTLESRAKGRTSDAIKRLIGLSPKTARVIREGKPVDLDIAAVIVGDILDIRPGERLPVDGVVIEGRSFIDESMISGEPVPVEKADGDVVTGGTINKNGAFRFRATKVGADTLLSQIIRMVETAQGSKLPIQGMVDRITGWFVPAVIAAALLTFIVWLLFGPTPALSYALVNAVAVLIIACPCAMGLATPTSIMVGTGRAAELGVLFRKGEALQSLRDVTVVALDKTGTLTEGRPELTDLMAADGFSRADILSFAASLEARSEHPIAKAILAASEAEQAPRQIATDVVAEPGYGISGIVSGHQVLVGADRALTRHGIDLSPFAEDAEQLGLDAKTPLYLAIDGKPVALMAVADPIKATTPAAIRALHDLGLKVAMISGDNRRTAEAIAARLGIDTVIAEVLPDGKVAAIAGLRKDGSKLAFVGDGINDAPALSAADIGIAVGTGSDIAIESADVVLMSGDLQGVARAISISKAVIRNIGQNLFWAFAYNVLLIPLAAGLLYPVNGTLLSPIFAAGAMGLSSVFVLTNALRLRKLRPA comes from the coding sequence ATGAATGCCAGCAACACCCTTGAAACCACCATCGCTATCGATGGCATGAATTGCGCTTCTTGCGTGCGGCGGGTCGAAAAGGCGATTGTCGCCGTGCCGGGCGTATCGTCTGCCTCGGTCAATCTGGCCAGTGAAAAGGCAAGTGTGCAATTTTCCCAGCAGCCGGATCTCGCCGCCGTGCTGGCAGCCATTCAACAGGCCGGTTATGCGCCGCGTATCGAGACCCAGGAATTGGACATAGACGGCATGAACTGCGCCTCCTGTGTGCGGCGCGTGGAAAAAGCCTTGGCCGCCGTGCCAGGCGTCAGTTTAGCTGCGGTCAATCTGGCAACCGAACGCGCTACCGTGACTGTCACCGCAGACACGGATAGACAGACCCTCGTGGCTGCCGTTGAACAGGCCGGTTATCACATTCGCAAACCCGCCAATCCGGAAGCGCCGTCCGACCCCCTGCCCGATCAGCGCGCTGATGAGACGCATCGCTTGACGCGGATGACTGTGATTGCCTTTCTCCTGACTCTTCCGGTTTTCATCATCGAAATGGGGTCGCACCTCATTCCTGCCCTGCATGTCTGGGTGATGAACACGCTTGGCATGCAGACCAGCTGGGTGCTTCAGGCCCTGCTGGCCGGGCTAGTGCTGTTTGGTCCTGGCCTCACATTCTTTCGCCGTGGCGTGCCGAACCTGATAGGCCTTCATCCAGATATGAACTCGCTGGTGGTGCTGGGCGCATCCGCCGCCTATGGCTATTCGCTGGTCGCCACGTTCATGCCGGGGCTGATGCCGCAAGGCACCGTCAATGTCTATTATGAGGCGGCAGCCGTTATCGTCACGCTGGTGCTGCTGGGCCGAACGCTGGAAAGTCGTGCCAAAGGCCGGACCAGCGACGCCATTAAACGGCTGATCGGCCTTAGCCCCAAAACCGCGCGGGTGATCCGGGAGGGCAAGCCTGTTGATCTCGACATTGCCGCCGTTATCGTCGGTGACATCTTGGACATCCGTCCCGGCGAAAGACTTCCTGTCGATGGCGTGGTGATCGAAGGCCGCTCCTTTATCGACGAATCGATGATCTCAGGCGAGCCGGTTCCGGTGGAAAAGGCAGACGGCGACGTAGTAACCGGCGGTACAATTAACAAAAACGGCGCCTTCCGGTTTCGCGCCACCAAGGTCGGGGCTGACACGCTGCTCTCCCAGATCATCCGCATGGTGGAAACCGCGCAAGGCTCGAAACTCCCGATTCAAGGGATGGTGGACCGGATAACCGGCTGGTTCGTTCCAGCCGTGATCGCGGCGGCTCTGCTCACCTTCATTGTCTGGCTGTTGTTTGGCCCCACGCCTGCACTCAGCTATGCGCTGGTCAATGCGGTTGCTGTGCTGATCATCGCCTGCCCCTGCGCCATGGGGCTGGCCACACCGACCTCGATCATGGTTGGCACCGGCCGTGCCGCCGAGTTGGGCGTGCTGTTTCGCAAGGGCGAAGCCTTGCAAAGCCTGCGTGATGTCACGGTCGTGGCTCTCGACAAGACCGGCACGCTAACCGAAGGCAGGCCGGAACTGACCGATCTGATGGCGGCAGACGGCTTTTCCCGCGCCGATATTCTGTCCTTCGCAGCCAGCCTAGAGGCGCGCTCAGAACACCCGATTGCCAAAGCCATCCTGGCCGCTTCCGAGGCTGAACAAGCGCCTCGCCAGATCGCAACCGATGTTGTTGCAGAGCCAGGCTACGGTATCAGCGGTATCGTCTCCGGCCATCAGGTGCTTGTTGGTGCCGACCGGGCGCTGACCCGGCATGGCATTGATCTCTCGCCATTTGCCGAGGACGCCGAACAACTCGGTTTGGACGCAAAAACCCCGCTCTATCTGGCAATTGATGGCAAACCCGTGGCTCTGATGGCCGTCGCCGACCCGATCAAGGCAACCACACCGGCGGCAATCCGCGCCTTGCATGACCTTGGCCTCAAGGTGGCGATGATCAGCGGTGATAACCGCCGCACTGCGGAGGCTATCGCCGCCCGCCTCGGCATCGACACGGTGATTGCCGAAGTCCTGCCCGACGGTAAGGTTGCGGCAATTGCCGGTCTTCGCAAGGATGGAAGCAAGCTTGCCTTCGTTGGCGATGGCATCAACGATGCCCCGGCCCTGTCCGCCGCTGATATCGGCATCGCAGTTGGCACCGGCTCCGATATCGCCATCGAAAGCGCCGATGTCGTGCTGATGTCCGGCGACCTGCAAGGCGTGGCGCGGGCGATCTCCATCAGCAAGGCGGTGATCCGCAATATCGGCCAGAACCTGTTCTGGGCCTTTGCCTACAATGTCCTGCTGATCCCGCTGGCGGCTGGTCTGCTCTACCCCGTCAATGGAACATTGCTATCGCCGATCTTCGCCGCCGGTGCGATGGGACTGTCCAGTGTCTTTGTGCTGACCAACGCGCTCAGGCTGCGCAAGTTACGCCCGGCGTGA
- the ccoG gene encoding cytochrome c oxidase accessory protein CcoG: MTSNGIETRPDVERFTAEPVNSAKIRRPLYEARKKIFPKRASGRFRQFKWLIMAITLGIYYLTPWLRWDRGAYAPDQAVLIDLAHRRFYFFFIEIWPQEFFFVAGLLVMAGFGLFLVTSAVGRAWCGYTCPQTVWVDLFLVVERFLEGDRNARIKLDGAPWSPSKIWKRGAKHVTWIIIGVLTGGAWIFYFADAPSLLKEFVTGQAAGVAYVTVAILTATTYVFGGLMREQVCIYMCPWPRIQGAMLDEKSLVVTYNDWRGEPRTRHAKKVAAAGETVGDCVDCNACVVVCPMGIDIREGQQLECITCALCIDACDGVMDKLAKPRGLIAYATLEEYQSNMALATDNGTQSIDPDRVRKADGSFVDSIRHFDWRVIFRPRTLLYTAVWSAVGGGLLFALMTRDRLDINVLHDRNPQYVLESSGAIRNGYTVRLLNMIPQPRDLTVTLDGLPDATMKVNGMQDQPGRSIIVTAEPDEATTLKIYVTLAGRDVTEASEPFRFIVSDPNSSEQAIYKATFNGPGNGSGEKK, encoded by the coding sequence ATGACGAGCAATGGGATAGAGACACGACCGGATGTTGAGCGTTTTACCGCCGAGCCGGTGAATTCCGCCAAAATTCGCAGGCCGCTCTATGAAGCCCGCAAGAAGATCTTTCCAAAGCGTGCTTCGGGCCGTTTCCGGCAGTTCAAATGGCTGATCATGGCCATTACGCTTGGGATTTACTATCTCACGCCTTGGCTGCGCTGGGATCGTGGTGCCTATGCCCCGGATCAGGCGGTATTGATCGATCTGGCGCATCGGCGCTTCTACTTCTTTTTCATCGAGATCTGGCCGCAGGAGTTTTTCTTTGTCGCGGGCCTGCTGGTCATGGCGGGGTTTGGCCTGTTCCTGGTCACGTCAGCGGTCGGGCGCGCCTGGTGCGGCTATACCTGTCCGCAGACGGTCTGGGTCGATTTGTTTCTGGTGGTCGAGCGCTTTTTGGAAGGCGACCGAAATGCCCGCATCAAGCTGGACGGCGCGCCTTGGAGCCCGTCCAAGATTTGGAAACGGGGTGCCAAGCATGTCACCTGGATCATCATCGGCGTGCTGACCGGCGGCGCGTGGATCTTCTATTTCGCCGATGCGCCGAGCTTGCTGAAGGAGTTCGTCACCGGTCAGGCCGCCGGCGTTGCCTATGTCACTGTCGCCATCCTCACCGCCACAACCTATGTGTTCGGCGGGCTGATGCGCGAGCAGGTCTGCATCTATATGTGTCCATGGCCACGCATTCAGGGCGCCATGCTGGACGAAAAGTCGCTGGTCGTGACCTATAATGATTGGCGCGGCGAGCCACGGACCCGTCACGCCAAGAAAGTCGCCGCAGCCGGTGAGACTGTCGGGGACTGTGTCGATTGCAATGCCTGCGTGGTGGTCTGTCCGATGGGCATCGACATCCGCGAAGGTCAGCAGCTGGAATGCATCACCTGCGCGCTTTGTATCGATGCCTGCGATGGGGTTATGGATAAGCTTGCCAAGCCGCGTGGGCTGATCGCCTATGCGACATTGGAGGAATATCAATCCAATATGGCGCTGGCGACCGATAACGGCACCCAGTCGATCGATCCCGACCGGGTCCGCAAGGCCGATGGCAGCTTTGTCGATTCCATCAGGCATTTCGACTGGCGGGTGATTTTCCGGCCCCGGACCTTGCTGTATACAGCCGTCTGGTCAGCCGTCGGCGGCGGCCTGTTGTTTGCGCTGATGACCCGCGACAGGCTGGACATCAACGTGCTGCATGACCGCAATCCGCAGTATGTGCTCGAATCGAGTGGCGCGATCCGAAACGGCTATACGGTGCGGCTGCTCAACATGATCCCGCAACCACGCGACCTGACGGTGACGCTGGACGGCCTTCCTGACGCCACCATGAAGGTCAACGGCATGCAGGACCAGCCCGGTCGGTCGATCATCGTCACGGCGGAACCGGATGAGGCGACCACGCTGAAGATCTACGTCACGCTTGCCGGTCGTGACGTGACGGAGGCTTCCGAGCCATTCCGCTTTATCGTCAGTGATCCGAATTCCAGCGAGCAGGCCATCTACAAGGCTACATTTAACGGTCCCGGCAACGGATCTGGAGAGAAAAAATGA
- a CDS encoding FixH family protein, whose protein sequence is MSADSPKTFTFTGWHMLATICSFFGVIITVNLTMAWYAGHSWSGMVVQNTYVASQQFNDTTAQIRKLLDTGIQGTMTIKQGAIAYDLAIPGKGPVIADQVVANFKRPVGEHQDFTVMLKPAGPGHFTGDHPVDDGHWIVETIATRDGQLVMHEANRMAVIGGEK, encoded by the coding sequence ATGAGTGCTGACAGCCCCAAAACCTTTACTTTCACAGGCTGGCACATGCTGGCGACAATCTGCTCCTTCTTTGGGGTGATCATCACGGTCAACCTGACCATGGCCTGGTATGCGGGCCATAGCTGGAGTGGCATGGTGGTGCAAAACACCTATGTCGCCAGCCAGCAATTCAACGACACGACAGCGCAAATCCGCAAGCTGCTGGATACGGGCATCCAGGGAACGATGACGATAAAGCAGGGGGCCATTGCCTATGATCTCGCCATTCCCGGCAAGGGTCCTGTGATTGCCGATCAGGTGGTCGCCAATTTCAAGCGCCCGGTCGGTGAGCATCAGGATTTCACCGTCATGCTGAAGCCAGCCGGTCCCGGACACTTCACCGGCGACCATCCTGTTGATGATGGCCATTGGATCGTCGAGACCATTGCAACGCGTGATGGGCAGCTGGTCATGCATGAAGCCAACCGTATGGCTGTCATCGGGGGTGAAAAATGA
- a CDS encoding heavy metal translocating P-type ATPase, whose protein sequence is MSCCAAGSEAALDLERSGALLPSSEEIRLASRDLGEGLTQVDFSVPGVYCGACITKIETALKRLPAVERARVNLSTRRVGVVWRTRVAEEGPFIDREAGPFTHDSGFDPAELARAIASTGYSCHLFTPQDLASDLLLKQLIRAVAVTGFAATNIMLLSVSVWSGADASTRDLFHWISALIAAPALIYGGRFFYQSAWTALRHRRTNMDVPIAIGISLSYFSSLWETIHHGEHAYFDATASLLFFLLIGRALDHMMRDRARSAISGLARLNPRGATVVGADGSREYRLVDDIKVGEHVAISAGERIALDGTVIAGTSDLDVSIVNGESAPQTVGPGDAVQAGTLSLTGSLTVKATAQARDSFLSEIIRLMEAAEGGKAHYRRIADRASQLYAPVVHLLALTSFIVWGLYDGDWKHALMVAIAVLIITCPCALGLAVPVVQVVAAGKLFQRGIMVKDGSAMERLAKVDAVAFDKTGTLTLGRPMPVDINKASPGMISIAAGLAAHSRHPLSQSLWRSASSNYAAGAIRNFSGVTEIPGSGVEADAAEGRYRLGNRRFALGSGEGEADGPALSEVILSLNGYSLGCFRFEDSLRPSAAEVIAGLQAEGMRVTILSGDRTPVVKALAARLGVDAAEAELSPSGKAKFCASADEAGQHLLMVGDGINDAPALSAAYVSMAPATAADVGRQAADFVFMHEGLDAVPFAINVSRRAGQLIRENFVLAIGYNVLAVPVALLGYATPLIAAVAMSTSSIIVVANALRLNGLGGFTRKADAHALQPASNRKPLGIAA, encoded by the coding sequence ATGAGCTGCTGCGCGGCGGGCTCGGAAGCGGCCCTCGACCTGGAACGCTCAGGGGCGCTGCTGCCATCCTCGGAGGAAATCCGGCTGGCAAGCCGGGATCTGGGCGAGGGGTTGACCCAGGTGGATTTCAGCGTACCCGGCGTCTATTGCGGCGCCTGCATCACCAAAATCGAGACGGCCTTGAAGCGTCTGCCTGCTGTCGAGCGCGCCCGCGTCAACCTCTCCACTCGGCGCGTCGGCGTGGTCTGGCGGACAAGGGTTGCAGAGGAAGGGCCGTTCATCGACCGGGAAGCAGGCCCATTTACGCACGATAGCGGGTTCGATCCGGCGGAGCTTGCGCGCGCCATTGCGTCTACCGGCTATAGCTGCCACCTGTTCACGCCTCAGGATCTGGCCTCCGATCTGCTCTTGAAACAATTGATCCGGGCCGTCGCCGTTACCGGCTTTGCCGCCACCAATATCATGCTGCTGTCTGTCTCCGTCTGGTCCGGTGCGGATGCATCGACGCGGGATCTGTTCCACTGGATTTCGGCACTGATTGCCGCCCCGGCCCTGATCTATGGTGGGCGGTTCTTCTATCAATCGGCCTGGACGGCACTTCGGCACCGGCGCACCAATATGGATGTGCCGATTGCCATCGGCATCTCGCTTTCTTATTTCTCGTCGCTGTGGGAAACCATTCATCACGGCGAACACGCCTATTTCGATGCGACGGCGTCGCTACTGTTCTTCCTGCTGATCGGCCGGGCGCTGGACCATATGATGCGCGACCGCGCCCGTTCGGCGATCAGCGGTCTGGCGCGGCTCAATCCACGCGGTGCCACTGTTGTCGGCGCAGACGGTAGCCGGGAATACCGGCTGGTGGATGATATCAAGGTGGGTGAACATGTCGCCATTTCCGCGGGCGAGCGTATCGCGCTTGATGGCACCGTCATCGCCGGGACCAGCGATCTCGACGTCTCCATCGTCAATGGTGAAAGTGCGCCGCAAACCGTGGGGCCTGGTGACGCCGTGCAGGCAGGAACACTGAGCCTCACAGGATCGCTGACCGTCAAGGCGACGGCACAGGCACGCGATTCCTTCCTGTCGGAAATCATCCGGCTGATGGAGGCGGCGGAGGGTGGCAAGGCGCATTACCGCCGCATAGCCGACCGCGCCTCGCAGCTCTATGCGCCTGTCGTCCATCTGCTGGCTCTCACCTCTTTCATCGTCTGGGGGCTTTATGACGGCGACTGGAAACATGCCCTGATGGTGGCGATTGCCGTGCTGATCATTACCTGCCCTTGCGCATTGGGTCTGGCCGTGCCGGTCGTGCAGGTGGTAGCAGCCGGAAAGCTGTTCCAGCGCGGCATCATGGTCAAGGACGGCTCGGCCATGGAGCGCCTGGCCAAGGTGGATGCCGTCGCGTTCGACAAGACAGGCACGCTGACGCTTGGCCGCCCCATGCCCGTCGATATCAACAAGGCCAGCCCCGGCATGATCTCCATCGCCGCCGGGCTTGCTGCTCATTCCCGTCATCCGCTGTCACAGTCCCTGTGGCGCAGCGCCTCATCCAATTACGCAGCCGGGGCAATCCGCAATTTCTCCGGTGTGACGGAAATTCCGGGTAGCGGCGTTGAGGCCGACGCGGCGGAAGGGCGCTACCGGCTTGGAAACCGCCGCTTTGCACTCGGCTCAGGCGAGGGTGAGGCCGATGGTCCGGCTCTGTCGGAAGTCATTCTTTCGCTGAATGGTTACAGTCTCGGCTGTTTCCGCTTCGAAGACAGCCTTCGCCCTAGTGCAGCGGAGGTTATTGCCGGGCTACAGGCCGAGGGCATGAGGGTCACGATCCTTTCGGGAGACAGGACGCCGGTGGTGAAAGCGCTCGCTGCACGGCTTGGCGTCGACGCGGCAGAGGCCGAACTCTCGCCATCCGGCAAGGCAAAGTTTTGCGCGTCAGCGGACGAGGCCGGGCAGCATCTGTTGATGGTAGGCGATGGCATTAATGACGCGCCAGCGCTATCGGCTGCCTATGTCTCCATGGCACCAGCCACGGCAGCCGATGTCGGGCGCCAGGCCGCCGACTTTGTCTTCATGCATGAGGGATTGGATGCCGTGCCCTTTGCCATAAACGTCTCCCGCCGGGCAGGGCAGTTGATCCGCGAGAATTTCGTGCTGGCAATCGGCTATAACGTGCTGGCCGTGCCGGTCGCTCTGCTGGGCTATGCCACACCGCTGATTGCCGCCGTCGCCATGTCGACCTCCTCGATCATCGTGGTGGCCAATGCGTTGCGGCTGAACGGGTTGGGCGGATTTACCCGCAAGGCCGACGCTCATGCCCTTCAACCCGCATCGAACCGCAAACCGCTGGGAATAGCCGCATGA